TGGCTGCCAGTTCGGTTAAAATATCCAGATCGCGCAGTACCAGGTTGTTTTTGGTGATGATGGCTACCGGGTTTTTGTATTTCAGGAAAACCTCCAGCAACCTCCGGGTAATTTTCAAATCGCGTTCAATGGGCTGATAACAATCGGTATTGCCCGATAGCAGTATGCATACGGGCTTATAATTCTTTTTATTAAAATATTGCTCAAGCAATTCAGGAGCGTTGCGCTTTACTATAATCTTACGTTCAAAATCAAGACCCGCGCTAAAGCCGTAGTACTCATGCGTATTACGGGCATAACAGTAAATACAACCATGCTCGCAGCCCTGGTAGGGGTTTATGGAGTACATGTGGCTTAAATCGGGACTATTTGATTCGCTTACAATCTTTTTGGGGGTTTCTTCAAAAAGCTGCGTGGCGCTATTTTCAAGCAATGGCTCGTCAAGCCCTTCCACATGCTCGGCCACATATTTGCTTTTCAAAAATTTGTTGTGGGTATTAACCTGTGCCCCTCTGCCCTTAAAAAAAATGGGGTTATCCTCATGCGCCATAAGGCAAATTTGCTAAATAAATTAGCAAATTACAAATCTATCAGCTTGTTTTTAATGCTGTATAAAACCAGTCCCACCCGGCTTTTTATCTGTAGTTTTTCAAACAGATGATCGCGGAAACTATCAACCGTACGCACGCTGATATTCATGGTGTCGGCAATCTCCTTATAGGTAAGTTCGGTGCTTGTAAGGCGCAGAAATTCAATTTCGCGGGGGTTTAGCTGTACCTGGGCTTCCTTATCAATATTGAAATTATTTAACAGGTGGCGGGTAACAAAATCCGGGTAAAACAAGTCGCCTTCGCTTACTTTAATCAGCGCGCGTTCAAATTCATCCGGTTCGGCATCTTTTAGCAAATATCCTTTTACGCCAGCCCTTACCATTAATAGTACTTTCTCGGCATCTTCAAACATAGATAGGATAATGATGCGGATAGACGGATGATATTTGCGGAGCCACTGAGCGGTAGATATGCCGTCCATCACAGGCATATTAATATCAAGCAAAATAATATCGGGAACCATGCCAGAATCGATGCTTCGTATTAATTCCTGCCCGTGCGCGGCTTCAAATAGTATATTATAGCCGCCAAAGCTATCAATGAGCGCTGCAATGCCACTCCTGAAAAGGCGATGATCATCTACCAGGGCTATTTGAATGGGTTTCGTTAGCATAATTTTCTTCAACCAGGGGGTTAAGTGATAACTTAATAGTACAGCCTTGTTTGAGCGAACTGGTTATAACAGCCTCTGCCCCAATCAAACCCGCCCTATTTTTCATGTTACGCAATCCCGATCCGCTTTTGTCGGTCAGCAATTCGGGTTGGAAACCTGCGCCATCATCTTCGATGGTCAAATTAAACATTTGTGCATTATAATACAAACCGATTTTTATGTTTGCTGCATCCGCATGTTTCAACGCGTTATTTAACGCCTCCTGAAATATCCTGAACAATACCAGTTCGCGCTGCTCGCCAAGGGTGTACATTTCGCCCTCAACGTTTAAATCCATATTAATAAGGCCGCTTTTGTTCACCCTTATCGCTTCCAGTTCCAGCGTTTTCACCAGGCCTAATGAGTTGATATGTTCAAAGCTTAAACTTTTTGACAGGTTACGCAAATCTGTAATGGTTTGCGCAATAAGTTCGCGGCTGTCATTCAACTTTACCTTTTCCTCGCCGCCGAGTTTGTTGGCCAACAGGCCCATATTGAGTTTTACAAACGATAATACCTGTGTAATGTTATCATGCATCTCGCGGCTTACGTAGTTCAGGGTTTCTTCCTGTATTTCTATCCGGGTTTTTAACAACTCCTGTTTAAACGACGATTTCAGCTCGGCCTTCTCCATGGCATTCTTATTTTGTTTTTTTTGAAACATCAATAAAAAACCGACCATAAAAAATCCCAGCAAAAGCAGTAACGCAGTACCGGCTATAATGATAAGGATAACTTCTTCGTCTTTGAAAAGCATAAAAAGGTTGTAGTTAAAGGAGGATTGAGCAATG
The genomic region above belongs to Mucilaginibacter sp. KACC 22773 and contains:
- a CDS encoding sensor histidine kinase; amino-acid sequence: MLFKDEEVILIIIAGTALLLLLGFFMVGFLLMFQKKQNKNAMEKAELKSSFKQELLKTRIEIQEETLNYVSREMHDNITQVLSFVKLNMGLLANKLGGEEKVKLNDSRELIAQTITDLRNLSKSLSFEHINSLGLVKTLELEAIRVNKSGLINMDLNVEGEMYTLGEQRELVLFRIFQEALNNALKHADAANIKIGLYYNAQMFNLTIEDDGAGFQPELLTDKSGSGLRNMKNRAGLIGAEAVITSSLKQGCTIKLSLNPLVEENYANETHSNSPGR
- a CDS encoding PA0069 family radical SAM protein encodes the protein MAHEDNPIFFKGRGAQVNTHNKFLKSKYVAEHVEGLDEPLLENSATQLFEETPKKIVSESNSPDLSHMYSINPYQGCEHGCIYCYARNTHEYYGFSAGLDFERKIIVKRNAPELLEQYFNKKNYKPVCILLSGNTDCYQPIERDLKITRRLLEVFLKYKNPVAIITKNNLVLRDLDILTELAAMNLVHVNVSITSLDEQLRQKLEPRTVTATGRLAVVQKLSEKGIPVRVMAAPIIPGLNSNEVPNIIKAAADRGALAAGFTIVRLNGSIADLFSDWIYKAFPNRAEKVLNMIRSCHDGNLNDSDFGRRMSGEGKVAESIHQMFRMACNRFLDGREMPEYDYTLFVPRKGKQTSMF
- a CDS encoding response regulator gives rise to the protein MLTKPIQIALVDDHRLFRSGIAALIDSFGGYNILFEAAHGQELIRSIDSGMVPDIILLDINMPVMDGISTAQWLRKYHPSIRIIILSMFEDAEKVLLMVRAGVKGYLLKDAEPDEFERALIKVSEGDLFYPDFVTRHLLNNFNIDKEAQVQLNPREIEFLRLTSTELTYKEIADTMNISVRTVDSFRDHLFEKLQIKSRVGLVLYSIKNKLIDL